In one window of Hymenobacter nivis DNA:
- a CDS encoding cation diffusion facilitator family transporter, with protein MTALAQTKTRLGLLSLVVSVALVAIKFYAYHLTRSQVVLTDALESIINIFTSGFALYSLYLAALPKDENHPYGHGKIEYLSVGFEGALIFMAGAYILYSATGSLLHPHAVDRPGWGVALLATTAVANLGLGLYLVRQGKALKSVALAGDGQHLYIDALTSIVSSGALLLVAATGVVRIDGGAALLLGGFILVNGGRMVGRSVAGLMDETDTAVVTEVIAELQAHRRAPWIDVHNLRVQRYGANLHIDCHMQMPYYYSLEHVHTELHDIEELIRAKFAVEVEMFVHADPCTFAACSLCRMADCPVRAHPFERAVVWDLHNAVRNERHRL; from the coding sequence ATGACTGCGCTGGCCCAAACTAAAACCCGCCTCGGCCTGCTTTCCCTCGTGGTGAGCGTGGCGTTGGTGGCCATCAAATTCTACGCCTACCACCTCACCCGCTCGCAAGTGGTGCTGACGGATGCCCTGGAGAGCATCATCAACATCTTCACCAGCGGCTTTGCCCTGTACAGCCTGTACCTGGCCGCCCTGCCCAAGGACGAAAACCATCCCTACGGCCACGGCAAAATTGAGTACTTGTCGGTGGGCTTCGAGGGGGCCCTGATTTTCATGGCTGGGGCCTACATCCTGTATTCGGCCACGGGCAGCCTGCTGCACCCGCACGCCGTGGACCGCCCCGGCTGGGGCGTGGCGCTGCTGGCCACCACGGCGGTGGCCAACCTGGGCCTGGGCCTGTACCTGGTGCGCCAGGGCAAGGCGCTGAAATCGGTGGCCCTGGCCGGCGATGGCCAGCATTTGTACATCGACGCCCTGACGTCCATCGTGTCGTCGGGGGCCCTGCTGCTGGTGGCGGCCACCGGCGTGGTGCGCATTGATGGCGGGGCGGCCTTGCTGCTGGGCGGCTTCATTCTGGTGAACGGCGGGCGCATGGTGGGCCGCTCGGTGGCGGGCCTGATGGACGAAACTGACACGGCCGTCGTCACGGAGGTTATTGCCGAGCTGCAGGCCCACCGCCGGGCCCCCTGGATTGACGTGCACAACCTGCGCGTGCAGCGCTACGGCGCCAACCTGCACATCGACTGCCACATGCAGATGCCCTACTACTACAGCCTGGAGCACGTGCACACCGAGCTGCACGACATTGAGGAGCTGATCCGGGCGAAGTTTGCGGTGGAAGTGGAGATGTTCGTCCACGCCGACCCGTGCACGTTTGCCGCCTGCTCGCTCTGCCGCATGGCCGACTGTCCGGTGCGCGCGCACCCCTTTGAGCGGGCGGTGGTGTGGGACCTGCACAACGCCGTGCGCAACGAGCGGCATAGGTTGTAG
- a CDS encoding SusC/RagA family TonB-linked outer membrane protein, producing the protein MTHAYLARKFCATGICLLLGLLLPATAGAQTGQRFTLVGQVRDVGGQGLPGATVLLRGTTQGATSGSDGAYSITTGTLAPGPYTLTFSLVGYKTEVRPLTLGGAETITTDVLLAETRQNLDEVVVVGSTVTTSRRELGNAISTISGNELTQSGSGGVLNSLQGKVPGAQIVQNSGDPAGSISVRLRGVHSLAGSSDPLYVIDGVIISNASTNVSQLAAANDVGAANPGQNRLADLNPNDIASINVINGAAAAAQYGSRASNGVVLITTKRGQNSAPRVSFSTSLQFNELRHMVPVNTYGKQFGFAGLRLYPIGGISPAQVAANPGTTTTGITRANATTQLATNEVDVTRYNYFDQIFRKGYGTDNAVSVAGGSERTQYYFSLAYLKNQGIIKGTDFTRYNLRARIDQRLTDWAKVSAGVSYINSASNEKANGNVFYSPINSVNITNNIYDITQRDASGNLLAIEPTRVNPLSTIEDMKFTQGINRTVSDVQLNLTPAKGLSVDYVLGVDTYSQAGQSYIRPYPYQATAGLPAARYPLGYAANGNNVVLQLNSDVNVGYEHNFTENLKLNLLAGYSYQLSQQDYTTTQGQNLAPFITTISGASNTTVTSTYLPDRFDLSGYYGQATVGFRNLAFLTGSLRRDRSSKFSASETSQLYPKISGSLVVSDLAFWQGASYVKAINSFKLRASYGEAGNLTGINSYDRFYQFTPVGFLGKNTIVPGTTLANPAVRPERMGELEAGADLGFLGDRVGLGITVYQQKISDLVVRRNLAASTGGSSIVNNVGAMQNRGLEIVLSATPVKTKDFAWDVTLIYNRNRNKITDLPGSNGATQAISVDNVAGAPVYLLNGQPAGVFYGSAYARNADGSLLLTPQGFPQDERTSGQAVGSTTHVPAREANGQPSYAAGTTVANVVIGNPNPNWTGSFNTNFAYKKLALHVLLDAVRGVSVFNADKRTRQGVGLGDYAEQELRGNLPRGYVFAVYNTQEFRIDDGSYVKLRELALSYALPTISKYISALNVAVVGRNLYSWDHYNGFDPETSAGGASDLLRAIDFGNVPIPRTYQLKLSATF; encoded by the coding sequence ATGACTCATGCTTACTTAGCCAGGAAGTTTTGTGCCACCGGGATTTGCCTGCTGCTGGGCCTGCTGCTGCCTGCGACAGCGGGGGCCCAAACCGGCCAGCGGTTTACGCTTGTGGGCCAAGTGCGCGATGTCGGCGGGCAGGGCCTACCGGGCGCCACGGTACTACTGCGCGGCACCACACAGGGCGCCACCAGTGGCTCCGACGGGGCCTACTCCATCACGACGGGTACGCTGGCACCGGGGCCCTACACGCTCACGTTTTCGCTGGTGGGCTACAAAACGGAGGTGCGCCCGCTCACGCTGGGCGGGGCCGAAACCATAACCACCGACGTGCTATTGGCCGAAACCCGCCAGAACCTCGACGAAGTGGTAGTGGTGGGCTCCACCGTGACCACCAGCCGGCGCGAGTTGGGCAACGCCATCAGCACCATTAGCGGCAATGAGCTGACGCAGAGCGGCTCGGGCGGCGTGCTCAACTCGTTGCAGGGCAAGGTGCCGGGCGCACAGATTGTGCAGAACTCGGGCGACCCCGCTGGTTCCATCTCGGTGCGCCTGCGCGGGGTGCATTCGCTGGCCGGCTCCTCCGACCCGCTCTACGTTATTGATGGCGTAATAATTAGCAATGCCAGCACCAACGTGTCGCAATTGGCGGCGGCCAACGATGTGGGCGCGGCCAACCCCGGCCAGAACCGCCTGGCCGACCTCAACCCCAACGACATTGCCAGCATCAACGTCATCAACGGGGCCGCGGCGGCGGCGCAGTACGGCTCGCGGGCATCCAATGGCGTGGTGCTCATCACTACCAAGCGCGGGCAGAACAGTGCACCGCGCGTATCGTTTTCTACTAGCCTTCAGTTCAACGAGTTGCGCCACATGGTGCCGGTGAATACCTACGGTAAGCAGTTTGGCTTTGCTGGGCTGCGGCTCTACCCAATTGGGGGAATTTCGCCGGCCCAGGTGGCGGCCAACCCCGGCACTACCACTACCGGCATCACCCGCGCCAACGCCACTACCCAATTGGCTACCAATGAAGTAGATGTGACGCGCTACAACTACTTCGACCAGATTTTCCGGAAAGGCTACGGCACCGACAACGCCGTGTCGGTGGCCGGCGGCTCGGAGCGCACGCAGTACTACTTCTCGCTTGCCTACCTCAAAAATCAGGGCATTATTAAGGGCACCGATTTCACGCGCTACAACCTGCGCGCCCGCATCGACCAGCGCCTCACCGACTGGGCCAAGGTATCGGCGGGCGTGAGCTACATCAACAGCGCATCCAATGAAAAGGCCAATGGTAACGTCTTCTACAGCCCCATCAACTCGGTCAATATCACCAACAACATCTACGACATTACCCAACGCGACGCCAGCGGCAATCTGCTGGCCATAGAGCCCACCCGCGTAAACCCGCTCTCGACCATCGAGGACATGAAATTCACCCAGGGCATCAACCGCACGGTGAGCGATGTGCAGCTGAATCTCACGCCCGCCAAGGGCCTGTCGGTTGATTATGTACTGGGCGTGGATACCTACTCGCAGGCGGGGCAGAGCTACATTCGGCCCTACCCGTACCAGGCCACGGCGGGTTTGCCGGCTGCCCGCTACCCGCTGGGCTACGCCGCCAACGGCAACAACGTAGTGTTGCAGCTCAATTCCGACGTGAACGTGGGCTACGAGCATAACTTCACCGAAAACCTCAAGTTGAACCTGCTGGCCGGCTACAGCTACCAGCTTAGCCAGCAAGATTATACCACTACGCAGGGCCAGAACCTGGCCCCGTTCATCACCACCATTAGCGGGGCCTCCAACACCACCGTTACGTCGACCTACCTGCCCGACCGCTTCGACCTGAGCGGCTACTACGGGCAGGCTACCGTAGGCTTTCGCAACCTGGCCTTCCTCACGGGCTCGCTGCGGCGTGACCGCTCCTCGAAGTTTTCGGCTTCCGAAACCAGCCAGCTATACCCCAAAATCAGCGGCTCGCTGGTGGTATCCGATTTGGCCTTTTGGCAGGGGGCCAGCTACGTTAAGGCCATCAACAGCTTCAAGCTGCGGGCGAGCTACGGCGAGGCCGGCAACCTCACGGGCATCAATTCCTACGACCGCTTTTACCAGTTTACACCGGTGGGCTTTTTGGGGAAAAATACCATTGTGCCCGGCACCACCCTGGCCAACCCCGCCGTGCGCCCCGAGCGCATGGGCGAGCTGGAAGCCGGGGCCGACCTGGGCTTTTTGGGCGACCGCGTGGGGCTGGGTATCACGGTGTACCAGCAGAAAATCAGCGACTTGGTGGTACGCCGCAATCTGGCCGCCAGTACCGGTGGTTCCAGCATTGTGAACAACGTGGGCGCGATGCAAAACCGGGGCCTGGAAATAGTGCTGAGCGCTACCCCGGTAAAGACCAAGGACTTTGCCTGGGACGTAACCCTCATCTACAACCGCAACCGCAACAAGATAACCGATCTGCCGGGCTCGAACGGAGCCACCCAGGCCATCTCGGTAGACAACGTGGCCGGCGCACCGGTGTACCTGCTCAACGGCCAGCCGGCGGGCGTGTTCTACGGCTCGGCCTACGCCCGCAACGCCGACGGCTCGCTGCTACTCACGCCCCAGGGCTTCCCGCAGGATGAGCGCACCAGCGGCCAAGCCGTAGGCTCGACCACCCACGTGCCCGCCCGCGAGGCCAACGGCCAGCCCAGCTACGCGGCCGGTACTACCGTGGCCAACGTGGTCATCGGCAACCCCAACCCCAACTGGACGGGCTCGTTCAACACCAATTTCGCCTACAAAAAGCTGGCGCTGCACGTGCTGCTCGACGCCGTGCGCGGCGTGAGCGTGTTCAACGCCGACAAGCGCACCCGGCAGGGCGTGGGCCTGGGCGACTACGCCGAGCAGGAGCTGCGCGGCAACCTGCCCCGGGGCTACGTCTTCGCCGTGTACAACACCCAGGAATTTCGTATCGACGATGGCTCGTACGTGAAGCTGCGCGAGCTGGCCCTGAGCTACGCCCTGCCCACTATCAGCAAGTACATCAGTGCGTTGAATGTGGCCGTGGTGGGGCGCAACCTCTATTCCTGGGACCACTACAACGGCTTCGACCCCGAAACCAGCGCCGGCGGCGCGTCCGATTTGCTGCGGGCCATCGACTTCGGCAACGTGCCCATTCCGCGCACCTACCAACTCAAGCTCTCGGCCACGTTTTAG
- a CDS encoding TonB-dependent receptor — protein sequence MKQLVLLLLLIPFLAQAQAQSLRGQVLDAEGRPVPFASVAVPALTQGTAADDNGRFSFANLPAGAQQLQVSAVGYATTNISVTIPAAKALTIRVKNEGKTLAEVVVTGVGRATEIRRSPVPIAAMLGKEIRLNANSNAIDAAVRGIPGLSAVTSGPNISKPFIRGLGYNRVLTMFNGLRQEGQQWGDEHGIEVDGYGVDRVEVVKGPASLLYGSDAVAGVVNLIPALPRGPDGELHGEALAEYQGVNGMVGNSLAFNYQKNGFQTSLRGSRRQAHDYRNPVDGLVYNTGFREVQVTGMVGVKKEWGGAHLWLSTYDDRQEIPDGSRDSLSRRFTRQVFEGDKDDIKDRPVVSDHELKSYGISNLRQRIQHYRAFGTTEIRMGPGELRALLGVQQNHRQEFNHPTDPTQPGLDLQLTTVNYQARYLFDAINGYEFTVGANGMSQDNRHLNATDFPIPPFRLFDLGGFGLIKKSFGALELTGGLRYDTRHVHWNNYYVGPDPANGFEQAVGATAPDARLQFADFQRTFTGVSASLGGSYALGDKLVLRANIARGYRAPNVPEIGSNGLDPGAHIIYLGNRSFVPEFNVQEDIGLLYKSPDFEGSVEAFYNHVNNFIYQAKQYDASGQPLRDPVGNSTYQFQQAQANLYGGEVAFNIHPTALPWVSLRTGAALVIGLNENAALHERAGNAGRYLPLIPAPSSRSEIRFTAPERAGTPFTGSYFRFTVDATATQNRFYAVDGAETRTPGYVLCGVGVGTSLRTKSGREAVQLVLQGDNLFNVAYQAHLNRLKYFEYYRSSPNGQLGIFSPGRNLSMKVVVPF from the coding sequence ATGAAACAACTTGTTCTCTTACTGTTACTTATTCCTTTTCTAGCGCAGGCCCAGGCACAGAGCCTGCGCGGCCAGGTGCTGGACGCCGAAGGCCGGCCGGTGCCCTTCGCCAGCGTGGCCGTGCCGGCCCTCACCCAGGGCACCGCAGCCGACGACAACGGCCGCTTCAGCTTCGCCAACCTGCCGGCCGGGGCGCAACAGCTGCAAGTAAGCGCCGTGGGCTACGCCACCACCAACATCAGCGTCACGATTCCGGCCGCTAAAGCTTTAACCATTAGAGTAAAGAACGAGGGCAAGACGCTGGCCGAAGTAGTGGTAACGGGCGTGGGCCGGGCCACCGAAATTCGGCGCTCGCCGGTGCCCATCGCAGCCATGTTGGGCAAGGAAATCCGCCTCAACGCCAACTCTAACGCCATTGATGCGGCTGTGCGCGGCATTCCGGGCCTGTCGGCCGTGACCTCGGGGCCCAACATCAGCAAACCTTTTATTCGGGGGCTGGGCTACAACCGGGTGCTCACCATGTTCAACGGCCTGCGCCAGGAAGGGCAGCAGTGGGGCGACGAGCACGGCATTGAGGTGGACGGCTACGGCGTGGACCGCGTGGAAGTGGTGAAGGGCCCCGCCAGCCTGCTCTACGGCTCCGATGCCGTGGCGGGGGTGGTGAACCTTATTCCGGCCCTGCCCCGGGGCCCCGACGGTGAGCTGCACGGCGAGGCGCTGGCCGAGTACCAGGGTGTGAACGGCATGGTGGGCAACTCCCTGGCTTTCAATTACCAAAAGAACGGCTTCCAGACCAGCCTGCGCGGTAGCCGCCGCCAGGCCCACGACTACCGCAACCCTGTGGACGGCCTGGTGTACAACACTGGCTTCCGGGAAGTGCAGGTGACCGGCATGGTAGGCGTGAAGAAGGAGTGGGGCGGCGCGCACCTCTGGCTATCGACCTACGACGACCGCCAGGAAATACCCGATGGCAGCCGCGACTCGCTGAGCCGGCGTTTTACCCGGCAGGTGTTTGAGGGTGACAAGGACGACATCAAGGACCGGCCGGTGGTGAGCGACCACGAGCTGAAAAGCTACGGCATCAGCAACTTGCGCCAGCGCATCCAGCACTACCGGGCCTTTGGCACCACCGAAATCCGGATGGGGCCCGGCGAGCTGCGGGCGCTGCTGGGCGTGCAGCAAAACCACCGCCAGGAGTTCAACCACCCCACCGACCCCACTCAGCCGGGCCTCGACCTGCAGTTGACCACCGTGAACTACCAGGCGCGCTACCTCTTCGATGCCATCAACGGCTACGAGTTCACGGTGGGGGCCAACGGCATGAGCCAGGACAACCGCCACCTCAACGCCACCGACTTCCCAATTCCACCCTTCCGGCTGTTCGATTTAGGCGGCTTCGGGCTGATTAAGAAGTCCTTTGGGGCCCTGGAGCTGACCGGCGGCCTACGCTACGACACCCGGCACGTGCATTGGAACAACTACTACGTGGGCCCCGACCCGGCCAACGGTTTTGAGCAGGCCGTGGGGGCCACTGCCCCCGATGCCAGGCTACAGTTCGCGGATTTCCAGCGCACCTTCACGGGAGTTTCGGCCAGCCTGGGCGGCTCCTACGCTCTGGGTGATAAGCTGGTGCTGCGCGCCAACATTGCCCGCGGCTACCGGGCCCCCAACGTGCCCGAAATCGGCTCCAACGGCCTCGACCCCGGCGCGCACATCATCTACCTGGGCAACCGCTCGTTTGTGCCCGAGTTCAACGTGCAGGAAGACATCGGCCTGCTGTACAAGTCGCCCGATTTTGAGGGCAGCGTGGAGGCATTTTACAACCACGTCAACAACTTCATTTACCAGGCCAAGCAGTACGATGCCAGCGGCCAGCCCCTGCGCGACCCGGTAGGCAACTCCACCTACCAGTTCCAGCAGGCGCAGGCCAACCTTTACGGCGGCGAGGTGGCGTTCAATATTCACCCCACGGCCCTGCCCTGGGTGAGCCTACGCACCGGCGCGGCCCTGGTCATCGGCCTCAACGAAAACGCCGCTTTGCACGAGCGGGCGGGCAATGCCGGCCGCTACCTGCCCCTGATTCCGGCCCCGTCGTCGCGCTCCGAAATACGCTTCACCGCACCCGAGCGTGCCGGTACGCCTTTCACGGGCAGCTACTTCCGCTTCACGGTGGATGCCACCGCCACTCAAAACCGCTTCTACGCCGTGGACGGCGCCGAAACCCGCACCCCCGGCTACGTGCTCTGCGGCGTGGGCGTGGGCACCAGCCTACGCACCAAAAGCGGCCGCGAGGCCGTGCAGCTGGTGCTACAAGGCGACAACCTCTTCAACGTGGCCTACCAGGCCCACCTCAACCGCCTCAAATACTTTGAGTATTACCGCTCTTCGCCCAATGGCCAACTGGGCATCTTCAGCCCCGGCCGCAACCTGAGCATGAAAGTAGTGGTGCCTTTTTAA
- a CDS encoding VIT1/CCC1 transporter family protein encodes MSVAVSHPEAHLTSSAFLQDIVIGLSDGLTVPFALAAGLSGAVQSSGLIITAGLAEIVAGSIAMGLGGYLAGRTEVEHYTAELAREHEEVRTVPDVERREVCELFVEMGLSHATATQATAELVQDSAQWVRFMMKYELGLEEPDPRQAPKSAATITAAYVAGGLLPLSGYVFTATPAEGLRWSVLITLLCLLVFGYFKSRLTGQPPVAGALRMAAIGAAAAGAAYYVARLVQGV; translated from the coding sequence ATGTCTGTCGCTGTTTCACACCCCGAAGCCCACCTCACCAGCTCCGCCTTTCTACAGGACATCGTGATTGGCCTCTCCGATGGCCTGACCGTGCCCTTCGCCCTGGCCGCCGGCCTGAGCGGGGCGGTGCAGTCGTCGGGCCTCATCATCACGGCCGGGCTGGCCGAAATCGTGGCCGGCTCCATTGCCATGGGCCTGGGCGGCTACCTGGCGGGCCGCACCGAAGTAGAGCACTACACCGCCGAGCTGGCCCGCGAGCACGAGGAAGTGCGCACCGTGCCCGATGTGGAGCGCCGCGAGGTATGCGAGCTGTTCGTAGAGATGGGCCTCTCCCATGCCACCGCCACTCAGGCCACCGCCGAGTTGGTGCAGGACTCCGCGCAGTGGGTGCGCTTCATGATGAAGTACGAGCTGGGCCTGGAGGAGCCCGACCCGCGCCAAGCCCCCAAAAGCGCCGCCACCATTACCGCGGCCTACGTGGCGGGCGGCCTACTGCCGCTGAGCGGCTACGTTTTCACCGCCACCCCGGCCGAGGGGTTGCGCTGGTCGGTACTCATCACGCTACTGTGCCTACTGGTGTTCGGGTATTTTAAGAGCCGCCTCACCGGCCAGCCGCCGGTTGCTGGGGCCCTGCGCATGGCGGCCATTGGCGCGGCTGCCGCCGGGGCCGCCTACTACGTGGCCCGGCTGGTGCAGGGAGTGTAG
- a CDS encoding RagB/SusD family nutrient uptake outer membrane protein, with translation MKKLSFLAALLSLTLGACNKEYLNPSTASQTQVVTSSDGLLTLCNGLQYRYATGGLLSVLYNATALGGLSTRELAILNVGNIEEYNVSLGAGNVSNSNGVVRNVWTQCQLVRANADLVLANAGNAPDAGTRSGIIAYASIFRALALGTLAEFFEQAPLVTGDNAPFVPRAQLLAEAVTQLETAAAQLATTPASADFTAKIVPGLDLPNTLQALIARYSLEAGNYDKALATAAKVDLTRKSVFNFDDNTRNPIFEVAFGNRNVFEPTDASLGLTGALAPAPADQRLPFLVRANPTATQNRGLAFYTANSAPIPVYLPGEILLIQAEASARKGNLLSAVAALNKVLTKTPAQDVYGLGAALPPYAGPLIPEAVLLEILRNRDIELAFQGFRLPDSRRFGRPGPSTPGAERNRTFYPYPRTERENNSATPADPAI, from the coding sequence ATGAAAAAGCTATCCTTCCTGGCCGCCCTGCTCTCACTTACGCTTGGGGCCTGCAACAAAGAGTACCTCAACCCCAGCACGGCCAGCCAGACGCAAGTCGTGACCTCCTCCGACGGCCTGCTCACGCTCTGCAACGGCTTGCAGTACCGCTACGCCACGGGCGGCCTGCTGAGCGTGCTCTACAACGCCACGGCCCTGGGCGGCCTCAGCACCCGCGAGCTGGCTATTCTCAACGTGGGCAATATTGAGGAATACAACGTGAGCCTGGGGGCCGGCAACGTGAGCAACAGCAACGGCGTGGTGCGCAACGTGTGGACGCAGTGCCAGCTGGTGCGTGCTAACGCCGACCTCGTGCTGGCCAACGCCGGCAACGCCCCCGACGCGGGCACCCGCAGCGGCATTATAGCCTACGCCAGCATTTTCCGGGCCCTGGCGCTGGGCACGCTGGCCGAGTTTTTCGAGCAAGCGCCCCTCGTGACTGGCGACAACGCGCCCTTCGTGCCCCGCGCCCAGCTGCTGGCCGAGGCCGTGACCCAGCTCGAAACCGCCGCCGCGCAGCTGGCCACCACGCCGGCTTCGGCCGATTTTACGGCCAAGATTGTGCCCGGCCTCGACCTGCCCAATACCCTCCAGGCCCTCATTGCGCGCTACAGCCTCGAAGCCGGCAACTACGACAAGGCCCTAGCCACCGCCGCCAAAGTGGACTTAACCAGAAAATCGGTGTTCAACTTCGACGACAACACCCGCAACCCGATTTTTGAGGTAGCCTTCGGCAACCGCAACGTGTTTGAGCCCACCGATGCCAGCCTGGGCCTCACCGGCGCGCTCGCGCCCGCCCCCGCCGACCAGCGCCTACCCTTCCTGGTGCGGGCCAACCCCACCGCTACCCAAAACCGGGGCCTGGCCTTTTATACCGCCAACAGCGCGCCCATTCCGGTGTATTTGCCCGGCGAAATCCTGTTGATTCAGGCCGAAGCCTCCGCCCGCAAAGGCAACTTGCTCAGCGCCGTGGCGGCCCTCAACAAAGTGCTGACCAAAACGCCTGCCCAGGATGTATACGGCCTCGGCGCGGCCCTACCCCCCTACGCCGGTCCCCTCATCCCTGAGGCCGTGCTACTCGAAATCCTGCGCAACCGCGACATCGAGCTGGCCTTCCAGGGCTTCCGCCTGCCAGACAGCCGCCGCTTTGGCCGGCCCGGCCCCAGCACCCCCGGCGCCGAGCGTAACCGTACCTTCTACCCCTACCCGCGCACCGAGCGTGAGAATAATTCAGCTACCCCTGCCGACCCGGCTATCTAG
- a CDS encoding Nramp family divalent metal transporter, which produces MPEFTPITAVPAAVSTVSPPVALPAEPGWRHPRRGISLSEVHGSIAVPGEGASFWRKFRAYWGPGLLVSVGYMDPGNWATDIAGGAKFGYTLLSVVLLSNLFAMLLQHLAVKLGVVTGRDLAQACRDHYSKPVAMVLWVLCEIAIAACDLAEVIGSAIAFNLLFGLPITWGIVLTTFDVLLILLLQSKGFRVIESIVMALIFTIFVCFLYEIIASHPDWVGLAGGLVPRAVVVTNPAMLYVAIGILGATVMPHNLYLHSAIVQVRQIEPTEKGKRSAIKFATIDSTTALGLAFFVNAAILVTAAAAFHGKGYDNVADIADAHKLLTPVLGAGAASVVFAIALLASGQSSTLTGTLAGQVVMEGFLHIKLRPWLRRLVTRLLAVVPAFIVALLYGEKGTGELLVLSQVILSLQLSFAVIPLVLFTNDKLKMGVFVNRPWLRIMAWVVAGIILALNAFLLYQTFAGNE; this is translated from the coding sequence ATGCCTGAGTTTACTCCCATCACTGCCGTGCCCGCCGCCGTATCCACCGTTTCGCCGCCCGTTGCCCTACCCGCCGAGCCGGGCTGGCGGCATCCCCGCCGGGGCATCTCGCTGAGCGAGGTGCACGGCAGCATTGCGGTGCCGGGCGAGGGAGCGTCGTTCTGGCGAAAATTCCGGGCCTACTGGGGCCCTGGGCTGCTGGTATCGGTGGGCTACATGGACCCTGGCAACTGGGCCACCGACATTGCGGGCGGGGCCAAGTTTGGCTACACCCTGCTAAGTGTGGTGCTGCTAAGCAACCTGTTTGCCATGCTGTTGCAGCACCTGGCCGTGAAGCTAGGCGTGGTCACCGGCCGCGACCTGGCCCAGGCCTGCCGCGACCACTACTCCAAGCCCGTAGCCATGGTGCTGTGGGTGCTCTGTGAAATTGCCATCGCGGCCTGCGACCTGGCCGAAGTCATCGGCTCGGCCATTGCCTTCAACCTGCTCTTCGGCCTGCCCATCACCTGGGGCATTGTGCTCACCACCTTCGACGTGCTGCTGATCCTGCTGCTGCAAAGCAAAGGCTTCCGGGTGATTGAGAGCATCGTGATGGCGCTCATTTTTACCATCTTCGTTTGCTTCCTCTACGAGATTATCGCCTCGCATCCCGACTGGGTAGGGCTGGCCGGCGGGCTGGTGCCGCGGGCGGTGGTGGTCACCAACCCGGCCATGCTCTACGTGGCCATCGGTATTCTGGGGGCCACCGTGATGCCGCACAACCTGTACCTGCACTCGGCCATCGTGCAGGTGCGCCAGATTGAGCCCACCGAAAAAGGCAAGCGCTCGGCCATCAAGTTTGCCACCATCGACTCGACCACGGCGCTGGGGCTGGCGTTTTTCGTGAACGCAGCCATTCTGGTTACGGCCGCTGCCGCCTTCCACGGCAAGGGCTACGACAACGTGGCCGACATTGCCGACGCCCACAAGCTGCTGACGCCGGTGCTCGGCGCGGGCGCGGCCAGCGTGGTGTTTGCCATTGCCCTGCTGGCCTCGGGCCAAAGCTCCACGCTCACCGGCACGCTGGCCGGGCAGGTGGTGATGGAGGGCTTCCTGCACATCAAGCTGCGGCCCTGGCTGCGGCGGCTCGTCACGCGGCTGCTGGCCGTGGTGCCGGCCTTCATCGTGGCGCTACTGTACGGCGAAAAAGGTACCGGTGAGTTGCTGGTGCTTAGCCAGGTCATCCTGTCGCTCCAGCTTTCGTTCGCCGTTATTCCGCTGGTGCTTTTCACCAATGACAAGCTCAAGATGGGCGTGTTCGTGAACCGGCCCTGGCTGCGCATTATGGCCTGGGTGGTGGCGGGTATTATTCTGGCATTGAACGCTTTCCTGCTTTACCAAACGTTTGCCGGTAATGAGTAG
- a CDS encoding heme-binding protein → MSVALVDASGQTILLTQGDGVGPHNTEAACRRAYTALSTKTPALLLGRNARANPDTQNLAHLPELLLLGGGVPLRYQGQVIGAVGRRPLGPALRMQGKF, encoded by the coding sequence GTGTCGGTGGCCTTAGTGGACGCCAGCGGGCAAACCATCCTGCTCACGCAGGGCGACGGCGTGGGGCCCCATAATACCGAGGCCGCCTGCCGCAGAGCCTACACGGCCCTCTCCACCAAAACGCCCGCCCTGCTGCTGGGCCGCAACGCCCGCGCCAACCCCGACACCCAGAACCTGGCCCACCTGCCCGAATTGCTGCTGTTAGGCGGCGGCGTGCCGCTGCGCTACCAAGGCCAGGTAATTGGGGCAGTCGGACGTCGGCCGCTGGGGCCCGCGCTGCGTATGCAGGGCAAATTTTAA